The following proteins come from a genomic window of Gimesia chilikensis:
- a CDS encoding MOSC domain-containing protein — MWTLSRIALYPVKSLDPVFVEQAEVLPGGGLAWDRQYALFDADGKVINAKKQATIQQIRARFDLAGQTITVSAPDRDLAAEQFVLSENQPGLAAWFSDYFDQRVTLKSNTSTGFPDDLEASGPTIISTQTYEELARWFPGISVDELRLRFRANLEFAGDLPFCEDRLYNQLDPPVLFRAGAVTFAGSNPCKRCVVPSRVPTTGQTDAQFMKTFIRKREETFPSWGVLSLFRNMYRLAVNTRLHELPEGQPPRIQCGDTLEILSR; from the coding sequence ATGTGGACTCTCTCTCGTATCGCCTTGTATCCGGTGAAATCTCTTGATCCGGTGTTTGTTGAACAGGCCGAAGTACTCCCCGGAGGAGGCCTGGCCTGGGATCGGCAGTATGCTCTGTTTGATGCGGACGGAAAGGTCATCAATGCGAAGAAGCAGGCCACTATTCAACAGATCCGGGCCCGTTTCGATCTCGCCGGGCAGACGATCACTGTTTCCGCCCCTGACCGTGATCTCGCCGCGGAGCAGTTCGTGCTCTCAGAAAACCAGCCCGGGCTTGCAGCGTGGTTCAGCGATTATTTCGATCAGCGCGTGACGCTGAAATCAAACACATCTACCGGCTTTCCCGACGATCTCGAAGCCTCGGGGCCGACGATCATCAGCACGCAGACGTATGAAGAACTTGCCCGCTGGTTTCCAGGGATCTCGGTCGATGAGTTGCGGTTGCGATTCCGGGCCAACCTGGAATTCGCGGGGGACCTCCCTTTCTGTGAAGACCGGCTCTACAATCAACTGGATCCGCCGGTGCTGTTCCGGGCAGGAGCGGTGACGTTCGCCGGTTCGAACCCCTGCAAGCGGTGCGTGGTTCCCTCGCGTGTGCCGACGACAGGCCAGACCGATGCCCAGTTCATGAAAACGTTCATTCGGAAACGGGAGGAAACATTTCCCTCCTGGGGCGTGCTGTCACTGTTCCGGAACATGTATCGACTGGCGGTCAACACGCGTCTGCATGAGCTGCCCGAGGGTCAACCGCCGCGAATTCAGTGCGGTGACACACTGGAAATTCTTTCCCGATAG
- the csrA gene encoding carbon storage regulator CsrA, protein MLVLSRKKDEKIMIGDSITLMVIEIKNDKVRLGIEAPKDVTVHREEVYAAIKEQSAHDSKDFTSH, encoded by the coding sequence ATGCTTGTTCTCAGCCGTAAAAAAGACGAAAAAATTATGATTGGTGATTCAATCACATTGATGGTGATTGAAATCAAGAACGACAAAGTCCGCCTTGGAATCGAAGCACCGAAAGACGTTACCGTCCATCGGGAAGAAGTCTATGCTGCGATCAAGGAACAGTCTGCACACGACAGTAAAGACTTTACATCTCACTAG